Proteins encoded together in one Eublepharis macularius isolate TG4126 chromosome 2, MPM_Emac_v1.0, whole genome shotgun sequence window:
- the TC2N gene encoding tandem C2 domains nuclear protein isoform X1: protein MATECIKSCCRGCLYIEKEKHDPSLEKESEVAAKYRSDVVEKPPLSSVSVKRQVGCSEDYLLSKLPSGGKEVPFVVPQFKLAYIQPRNLGSSHLTGIQGSAVTSFGDRKAELSSAYQQGPLIDVVYNPFYMQKHPPPSPDLIRCHPELSDNRKLYGSVCDLRSSTLPSSSTLSHSMFDLTSPPHRFIQRYDSVSSVPSSTSSRKDSQGSNRSLDTITLSSDEREFGRLNVKLCYVPSVEQIWITVLQCKDLSWSSSCGENPHISVKGILTLSKPVQFKCMAKEAASDIEFMETFVFAIKLQLLQTARLVFKVQALTPRKKTIGECALPLRELSSQETDYWLIIAPPSKASVCSAELKIGTCFQPVNSRIQLQILEAQNLPSSSTPLSSNFFVKAAMFSTEGLVDKKKTRLLKSTNSQVKWGETMIFPVSQNEHGINVLIKLYSRSSVRRKHFLGQVCLSSDSTSSEAVDQWRDTIANPEKIVIKWHNVCPV, encoded by the exons ATGGCAACAGAATGCATCAAGAGCTGCTGCAGAGGGTGTTTGTACATTGAGAAAGAAAAGCATGACC CCTCTCTGGAGAAGGAATCTGAAGTTGCAGCCAAATACAGATCAGATGTTGTAGAGAAGCCTCCTTTGTCATCTGTGTCAGTGAAACGGCAAGTCGGCTGTTCAGAGGATTATCTTCTTTCCAAACTCCCCTCAGGAGGCAAGGAAGTGCCTTTTGTGGTTCCACAGTTCAAACTTGCCTACATTCAGCCCAGGAACCTTGGTAGTTCTCACCTTACAGGAATTCAAG GTTCTGCTGTAACATCTTTTGGTGACCGGAAAGCAGAACTTTCCAGTGCGTACCAGCAAGGACCTCTCATTGATGTGGTATATAACCCATTCTACATGCAGAagcatccacctccttccccagATCTGATTAGGTGCCACCCGGAACTTTCAGACAATAGAAAACTATATGGGTCAG TTTGTGACTTAAGGAGTAGCACGTTGCCTAGCTCATCCACTTTAAGCCACTCTATGTTTGATCTTACAAGCCCACCCCACCGATTCATCCAG AGATATGATTCAGTGTCCAGTGTTCCGAGCAGCACTTCATCGAGGAAAGATTCGCAAGGTAGTAACAGGAGTCTAG ATACCATTACATTATCAAGTGATGAACGAGAATTTGGCAGGCTGAACGTGAAGCTGTGCTATGTTCCTTCTGTGGAACAGATCTGGATCACGGTCTTGCAA TGTAAAGATCTGAGCTGGTCATCTAGCTGTGGAGAAAACCCCCATATTTCAGTCAAGGGGATCCTTACATTGTCTAAACCAGTGCAATTCAAGTGTATGGCCAAAGAAGCTGCCAGC gacaTTGAATTCATGGAAACTTTTGTCTTTGCTATCAAACTGCAACTCCTACAGACTGCAAGACTAGTGTTCAAAGTACAAGCTCTGACCCCCAGAAAGAAAACCATAGGAGAGTGTGCCCTGCCACTGCGAGAACTCAGCTCACAAGAAACTGACTATTGGTTGATAATAGCACCTCCATCGAAAGCTTCA GTGTGTTCTGCAGAACTGAAAATAGGCACCTGTTTTCAACCTGTAAATAGCCGGATCCAGTTGCAAATTCTTGAAGCCCAGAATCTCCCAAGCTCATCCACACCGTTATCTTCAA ATTTTTTTGTGAAGGCTGCAATGTTTAGCACTGAAGGGCTAGTTGACAAAAAGAAGACCCGCCTACTGAAGTCTACCAATAGTCAAGTAAAATGGGGTGAAACGATGATTTTTCCAGTGAGCCAGAACGAACACGGGATTAACGTTCTCATCAAACTATACAGCAGGAGCTCAGTGAGAAGAAAACACTTCCTGGGACAG GTCTGCCTAAGCAGTGACAGCACCAGCAGTGAAGCTGTGGATCAGTGGAGAGACACAATTGCTAACCCGGAAAAGATTGTCATTAAATGGCATAATGTCTGTCCAGTATGA
- the TC2N gene encoding tandem C2 domains nuclear protein isoform X2, with the protein MATECIKSCCRGCLYIEKEKHDPSLEKESEVAAKYRSDVVEKPPLSSVSVKRQVGCSEDYLLSKLPSGGKEVPFVVPQFKLAYIQPRNLGSSHLTGIQGSAVTSFGDRKAELSSAYQQGPLIDVVYNPFYMQKHPPPSPDLIRCHPELSDNRKLYGSVCDLRSSTLPSSSTLSHSMFDLTSPPHRFIQRYDSVSSVPSSTSSRKDSQDTITLSSDEREFGRLNVKLCYVPSVEQIWITVLQCKDLSWSSSCGENPHISVKGILTLSKPVQFKCMAKEAASDIEFMETFVFAIKLQLLQTARLVFKVQALTPRKKTIGECALPLRELSSQETDYWLIIAPPSKASVCSAELKIGTCFQPVNSRIQLQILEAQNLPSSSTPLSSNFFVKAAMFSTEGLVDKKKTRLLKSTNSQVKWGETMIFPVSQNEHGINVLIKLYSRSSVRRKHFLGQVCLSSDSTSSEAVDQWRDTIANPEKIVIKWHNVCPV; encoded by the exons ATGGCAACAGAATGCATCAAGAGCTGCTGCAGAGGGTGTTTGTACATTGAGAAAGAAAAGCATGACC CCTCTCTGGAGAAGGAATCTGAAGTTGCAGCCAAATACAGATCAGATGTTGTAGAGAAGCCTCCTTTGTCATCTGTGTCAGTGAAACGGCAAGTCGGCTGTTCAGAGGATTATCTTCTTTCCAAACTCCCCTCAGGAGGCAAGGAAGTGCCTTTTGTGGTTCCACAGTTCAAACTTGCCTACATTCAGCCCAGGAACCTTGGTAGTTCTCACCTTACAGGAATTCAAG GTTCTGCTGTAACATCTTTTGGTGACCGGAAAGCAGAACTTTCCAGTGCGTACCAGCAAGGACCTCTCATTGATGTGGTATATAACCCATTCTACATGCAGAagcatccacctccttccccagATCTGATTAGGTGCCACCCGGAACTTTCAGACAATAGAAAACTATATGGGTCAG TTTGTGACTTAAGGAGTAGCACGTTGCCTAGCTCATCCACTTTAAGCCACTCTATGTTTGATCTTACAAGCCCACCCCACCGATTCATCCAG AGATATGATTCAGTGTCCAGTGTTCCGAGCAGCACTTCATCGAGGAAAGATTCGCAAG ATACCATTACATTATCAAGTGATGAACGAGAATTTGGCAGGCTGAACGTGAAGCTGTGCTATGTTCCTTCTGTGGAACAGATCTGGATCACGGTCTTGCAA TGTAAAGATCTGAGCTGGTCATCTAGCTGTGGAGAAAACCCCCATATTTCAGTCAAGGGGATCCTTACATTGTCTAAACCAGTGCAATTCAAGTGTATGGCCAAAGAAGCTGCCAGC gacaTTGAATTCATGGAAACTTTTGTCTTTGCTATCAAACTGCAACTCCTACAGACTGCAAGACTAGTGTTCAAAGTACAAGCTCTGACCCCCAGAAAGAAAACCATAGGAGAGTGTGCCCTGCCACTGCGAGAACTCAGCTCACAAGAAACTGACTATTGGTTGATAATAGCACCTCCATCGAAAGCTTCA GTGTGTTCTGCAGAACTGAAAATAGGCACCTGTTTTCAACCTGTAAATAGCCGGATCCAGTTGCAAATTCTTGAAGCCCAGAATCTCCCAAGCTCATCCACACCGTTATCTTCAA ATTTTTTTGTGAAGGCTGCAATGTTTAGCACTGAAGGGCTAGTTGACAAAAAGAAGACCCGCCTACTGAAGTCTACCAATAGTCAAGTAAAATGGGGTGAAACGATGATTTTTCCAGTGAGCCAGAACGAACACGGGATTAACGTTCTCATCAAACTATACAGCAGGAGCTCAGTGAGAAGAAAACACTTCCTGGGACAG GTCTGCCTAAGCAGTGACAGCACCAGCAGTGAAGCTGTGGATCAGTGGAGAGACACAATTGCTAACCCGGAAAAGATTGTCATTAAATGGCATAATGTCTGTCCAGTATGA